The DNA region TCCCATTATCACTGCGAAAGGAATGAAGACAATGCGTGGTTATTATGCAAAACTGTGTGATCATTATGAGAGCTTAAAAACAGAAACAAACTGGCTCAAACTGTTTGTCCCGATATTTATAATAATGACAGTCATACTGCTGATACTTATGTCTGCCATCGGGTATATCCACGATGTCATTATCATGAATAAAGCCTTTTCGGGAATAAATGTCGGCTTTGCTGTCTGTGTACCACTGATTTTCAGTGCGATCAGTGCAGGCGTTGTATGTTCTTCAAATCTCAAAAAGAAAAAATCAGAACAATAAATTAACAAATTAGATCCGCTCTATGTCCCTGAGCATTTTTTGAAAATGCTTAGGGGCTGTTTTTTTTACTTGCGATATGTTTATGTGAAAGAAAAATATCTCACAAATGACAATAATTGATAACCCCAAAGCGTAAATACGCTCTCAAAACGCTTTCACTTAACAAATTATACCCCTGTAAACCGACGTTTTACCGCGGTAAGAAAAAATTATTAAAAAAAATAAAAATTTGCCAAAAAGGTCTTGTATTTTTCTGTCAGGTGGTGTATAATTGATACGTATGTTGAATAAATTCTTGGAGGAGTTCTTATATGAGTGATTTACAATTCAAGTTTGCTCAGTTGCTTTCCAGCAATATCCCGCCCGACAAGACCGATCTCGGCGGCGAGACTATCGCATCGGTAGTTATCACGGGTATTTCCGTGGTGTTCATGGGTCTGATAATCCTGATCCTGCTCGTAACGCTTTACGGCAAGATATTCGAGGGTATCAACAAGAGCGCGGAAGCTAAAGCAAAGGCAAAGGCAGAAGCCGAGGCAGCTGCAAAAGCAAAGGCAGCAGAAGCCGAAGTAAAGGCAGAACCTGCTCCCGCCCCCGCACCTGCACCCGCAGTTGAGGACGGTATCGAGGAAGAGGTCGTTGCAGCCATCATGGGTGCCCTTTCCGTAATGTATGAGGGCAGCGGCAAAAAGCCCGTGCTCAAGGGCGTTAAGGCTGCTAAGCCGAGAAGATCTGCATGGTCTGCTGCGGGCATAATGGATAATACCCGCCCGTTTTAGCTTTGGAAAGGAACGTGATCTGATAAAATGGCTATAATTCAATCGTTTTGGAACACTCTGACTCAGCTGGCACAGGAATCGGGCTTTGCAGGATTCTTTGCTGACGGCGGCTGGAAGAACATCATAATGATACTTATATCATTCCTGTTCATGTATCTCGCTGTGGGACGCGGTTTCGAGCCCCTGCTGCTTCTGCCGATATCCTTCGGTATGCTGCTGACAAACCTTCCCGGCGCTGAGATGTATCACCCCGAGTTCTGGGAATACTATAAAGACTACAAAGAAGATGCAGGCACGGTAAATGACCACTACATCGACTATCAACGAATACTTGAACACGGCGGACTATTGGATATACTCTACATGGGCGTTAAGCTCCAGCTTTATCCTCCGCTGATATTCCTCGGCATCGGCGCAATGACCGACTTCGGTCCGCTGATCGCTTCCCCCAGAAGCTTCCTCCTCGGTGCTGCTGCACAGGGCGGTATCTTCTTCACCTTCGTAGGTGCTGCCATACTCAACATGAGTGCTGCTGACTGCGCATCCATCGCTATCATCGGCGGTGCTGACGGTCCTACATCTATCTACGTTTCGTCACGTCTGCTGACCGGCAACAGTTCCAACTCCGTTGGTACTATCGCTCTTGCAGCTTACACCTATATGGCTCTCGTACCTATCATCCAGCCTCCTATAATGAGAGCGCTGACCACCAAGAAAGAGCGTTCCGTTGTTATGGGTCAGCTGAGACCTGTTTCCAGACTTGAGAAGCTTATCTTCCCCGTACTGGTTACACTTATCATCGCACTGATGATACCTTCCGCTGCACCTCTGGTAGGTATGCTGATGTTCGGTAACCTGCTGAAAGAGAGCGGCTGCTGCGACCGTCTTGTAAAGACCGCACAGAACGAACTGATGAACATAATCACCATCTTCCTGGGCGTTACCGTTGGTGCAACAACTCAGGCTGATAAGGTAATATCCCTTGACTTCGGCAAGGTAATGCTGCTGGGCGTTATCGCATTCTCACTGGGTACTGCTTGCGGTATCCTGCTTGGTAAGCTGATGTACATCCTCACAAAGGGCAAGATCAATCCTCTGATCGGTTCTGCAGGCGTTTCCGCCGTTCCTATGGCAGCACGTATCTCCCAGAAGGTAGGTCAGGAAGAAGTTCCTACCAACTATCTGCTGATGCACGCTATGGGTCCTAACGTTGCAGGCGTTATCGGTTCCGCCGTTGCTGCGGGCGTACTGCTTGCGATAGTAAAATAAGATAAAAGCAAAAGAGCTGTCAGTTTTGACAGCTCTTTTTTGTGTGACCAGTATATCTTGCCTTGCATAAGCAAGTAAGGGAAGTCCTGTCCCTGTTATTGATATTATAACACATTACTGACAAAATTGCAATAACCAATTGATAAAAATTTACTAAAATCTTGGAGTATTATGCCATAATCTGTTAAATATATTAAATTCTTTATACCGAAACATAAAAAGGAGCCTGTGCAGCCGCTTTGGTGACATCTGTATCGTTTATCTTTTCAACACCGTTGATATCACATATTTCCATCAATGTCAGCAACTTCACAACTCGAAAAACAATTACATTTCTCCCTGTCCCCGTTACCGAATTGAAAGATTTGTCCCCCGATACGCGCACCGCCGCAAGCAGGGGTTGCGATATGTGCAAAACGGGTGAAAGTAAAATGAAAGGTTGATTATTAGCCTTGAAAATAATGTGAGTTTATGATATAATGTGGGTGAAAAAGATGATGTATGACAAACATCAAATGTGAAGCAAGGGGGTGAGCATATGAAAGACATAGGCGAGAGACTGTCGTCCTACGAGCCGCTTTGGGAGAACTGGTACAAGGATTCCTATCTTGGCAGCGGAGGTTCGGGCAAGGTATATAAGTTCCGTCAGGAGCTTTACGGACAGGTGAGATACTGCGCAGTAAAGGTACTGCCCATTATCCTCGACAGAAGCGTTTCCACCACCCGCGAGAGCCGCGAGCAGGAAATGGCAGAGCGCAAACAGCAGGTGGCGGAAGAGATAAAGAATATGTACCGCCTTGGGGATAAGCCCCATCTGGTACACTGCATAAACCATACCTACCGCGATATCATCGGCGATGACGGCGATGTTATCGGCTTTGATGTGCTCATTCAGATGGAATATTATACCACACTCACCGAGTACATAAACAGCAGGGGAGTAATGTCCCCGCGTCAGGTGGCTAAGCTTGCTTCGCAGATAGGTGAAGCCCTGCGCTCAATGCAGGAGATAAATATGCTCCACCGCGATATAAAACCAGATAATATCTATGTTGACGATAAAGGCGAATTCTACCTCGGTGATTTCGGCATAGCCAAGCAGACAAGGGCGGGAAGTTTCGCCACCTTTGTGGGTACTCAGCCTTTTATGGCGCCCGAGGTCTGGAACGCCCGCACCCCCAATGAACAGCATTACGGCGCTTCCGCCGATATCTATTCACTGGGCATAACCCTGTATTATCTGCTGAATGAAGACCGTCTGCCCCTTGTGAATGAGGGCGATAACCGCAATGCAGTCGATGCGGCTATATTTTCAAGACTCAGCGGCAAAAACTTCGGCAAGCCGAAAAACGGCAGTGAAAAGCTGAAACAACTGGTCATGGATTGCTGTGCTTTCGACCCCGCCGACCGTATCCCCGATGCCGAAAAATTTCTGTCGGCACTGGAAGGCTGCTACTATACCACAGAAGATACTGATAATAAGGTAGATACAAAGTCACCCGAAACTACCCCTGCTAAAGAGGAAAAAACAGACACAAGGGACGAACTCGAACTGACCGACAGCATTTTTGTCCGCCCGGGAGATACCGAGGAGGAAGAGGAAGAACTGATAGTACGCCCCGCCCCCGCAAGACCCGAGCGTCGCAAAAAACAGCCCCCTGCAAAACTCCCGCCAAAGGAGAAAAAGCCTGCACATCTTTCAAAGGCTACAAAAAGGGCGGCACTGATCATCGGGCTGACCATATGCTTTTTACTGGGTGTAGGCGGGCTTTTCTTTACAAAGACCATATGCCTGCACCACTGGCAGGCGGCGACCTGCACAAAACCCGAGACCTGCACCCGCTGCGGAAAGACCCGCGGCGAACTGGCAGACCATGAGTTTGAGGACGCTACCTGCACCCACCCGAAACGCTGTAAAGTCTGCGGGCTGGAGGAGGGCAGCAAGCTTGAACATACCTGGATGCAGCCCGATTGCACCCACCCCAAGACCTGTACCGTCTGCGGAAAGACCGAAGGCGAAGCACTTGGACATACCTGGAAGGACGCTGACTGCGAAATGCCCCAGTACTGTGAAGTCTGCGGGCTGATAGGTCAGGACGCACTGGGTCACAAGTGGAAAGAAGCCACCTGCACCGAACCCAAGACCTGTGAGAGATGCAAAAAGACCGAGGGCAAGGCTATAGGTCACAAGTGGAAAGCCGCAACCTGCACCGAACCCGAGACCTGCGAACACTGCGGCGAAACAAGGGGCAAGGCAAAGGGTCATACCTGGAAAGAAGCCACCCTCACCAAACCCAAGACCTGTACGGTCTGCGGTGCTACCGAGGGTACAGCACTGAATTATACCTCAAAGGGCACAATGTATGTGGATACAGACGGCGATTCGCTGGCACTGCGTGAGGAAAAATCTTCCTCATCTAAAAAGCTGGCGGCCATACCCGACTGCACTCCTTTGCAGATATGGTATACAGGCAGTTCGGCATGGTACTATACCGTATATAATAACACTTACGGCTATGTGAATTCATACTACCTGTCTTCCACCGACCCCATGCTGGGTAACGGCGTGGTAAGCGGCTGGTACGATGTGGGCTATATGGACGAACTTGAAGTCGAAGTCGAGTCCGCCGAGATAGACGGCAACAAGCTGACGGTCGAACTGACCGTGACCAATACTGGTTCGGATTTCCTCTGGCCTGACCTGAACATTTATTATAACGGTTCAGAAAACGCAAGAGGCAACCTTATCGATACCACGGATATAATTCTTGTACCCTACGGCGAACGCAGTGTGAAAGTCAGCTGTCGTACCACAGGCAGCTTCGGCAGAGGCAGTTTGAAAAACATCGTTGTGGTTGACGGAAACGGAAATAAGGTACTGCTTGAACCATGATTTTGATAACTTTGCATTAAAATACTGGCAATATATCCAAAATAATTTGGCTAAAGGTCTTGCAATCAGTGAATAAATATGCTATAATATTTAGGAA from Ruminococcus albus AD2013 includes:
- a CDS encoding OadG family transporter subunit; its protein translation is MSDLQFKFAQLLSSNIPPDKTDLGGETIASVVITGISVVFMGLIILILLVTLYGKIFEGINKSAEAKAKAKAEAEAAAKAKAAEAEVKAEPAPAPAPAPAVEDGIEEEVVAAIMGALSVMYEGSGKKPVLKGVKAAKPRRSAWSAAGIMDNTRPF
- a CDS encoding protein kinase domain-containing protein, whose translation is MKDIGERLSSYEPLWENWYKDSYLGSGGSGKVYKFRQELYGQVRYCAVKVLPIILDRSVSTTRESREQEMAERKQQVAEEIKNMYRLGDKPHLVHCINHTYRDIIGDDGDVIGFDVLIQMEYYTTLTEYINSRGVMSPRQVAKLASQIGEALRSMQEINMLHRDIKPDNIYVDDKGEFYLGDFGIAKQTRAGSFATFVGTQPFMAPEVWNARTPNEQHYGASADIYSLGITLYYLLNEDRLPLVNEGDNRNAVDAAIFSRLSGKNFGKPKNGSEKLKQLVMDCCAFDPADRIPDAEKFLSALEGCYYTTEDTDNKVDTKSPETTPAKEEKTDTRDELELTDSIFVRPGDTEEEEEELIVRPAPARPERRKKQPPAKLPPKEKKPAHLSKATKRAALIIGLTICFLLGVGGLFFTKTICLHHWQAATCTKPETCTRCGKTRGELADHEFEDATCTHPKRCKVCGLEEGSKLEHTWMQPDCTHPKTCTVCGKTEGEALGHTWKDADCEMPQYCEVCGLIGQDALGHKWKEATCTEPKTCERCKKTEGKAIGHKWKAATCTEPETCEHCGETRGKAKGHTWKEATLTKPKTCTVCGATEGTALNYTSKGTMYVDTDGDSLALREEKSSSSKKLAAIPDCTPLQIWYTGSSAWYYTVYNNTYGYVNSYYLSSTDPMLGNGVVSGWYDVGYMDELEVEVESAEIDGNKLTVELTVTNTGSDFLWPDLNIYYNGSENARGNLIDTTDIILVPYGERSVKVSCRTTGSFGRGSLKNIVVVDGNGNKVLLEP
- a CDS encoding sodium ion-translocating decarboxylase subunit beta, encoding MAIIQSFWNTLTQLAQESGFAGFFADGGWKNIIMILISFLFMYLAVGRGFEPLLLLPISFGMLLTNLPGAEMYHPEFWEYYKDYKEDAGTVNDHYIDYQRILEHGGLLDILYMGVKLQLYPPLIFLGIGAMTDFGPLIASPRSFLLGAAAQGGIFFTFVGAAILNMSAADCASIAIIGGADGPTSIYVSSRLLTGNSSNSVGTIALAAYTYMALVPIIQPPIMRALTTKKERSVVMGQLRPVSRLEKLIFPVLVTLIIALMIPSAAPLVGMLMFGNLLKESGCCDRLVKTAQNELMNIITIFLGVTVGATTQADKVISLDFGKVMLLGVIAFSLGTACGILLGKLMYILTKGKINPLIGSAGVSAVPMAARISQKVGQEEVPTNYLLMHAMGPNVAGVIGSAVAAGVLLAIVK